tctcccgccataactccagtttctgattcactcatgtccggctttcatcaactagcactacatcgtccgcgaaaagcatacaccaagggatgtccccttgtatgtcccttgtgacctcatccatcactaaagcaaacaaatgagggctcaaagctgacccttgatgtagtcctatcctaatcgggaagtcatccgtgtctccatcacttgttcgaactctagtcacaacattgctgtacatgtccttaatgagcccgacgtacttcgttgggactttatgtttgtccaaagcccaccacataacattccttggtattttatcataagccttctccaagtcaataaaaaccatgtgtaggtccttcttcttctccctataccgctccataacttgtcttattaagaaaatggcttccatggttgaccttccggacatgaaaccaaattggttcatagagacccgcgttattgctctcaagcgatgctcgataactctctcccatagcttcatagtatggctcatcaacttaattccccggtaatttgtacaactttgaatatcccctttattcttgtagatcggtaccaatatacttctcctccactcatcaggcatcttgttcgatcgaaaaatatggttgaacagcttggttaaccatactacagctatgtctccgaggcatctccacacctcgattgggataccatccggtcccatcgccttacctcctttcatccttttcaacgcctctctgacctcagattcttggattctccgcacaaagcgcctattggtgtcatcaaaagagtcatccaactgaaaggttgtgtccgtattctcaccattgaacaatttgtcaaaatactcttgccatcaatgtcggatctcatcgatggcaagagtattttgacaaattgttcaatggtgagaatatggacacaacctttcagttggatacTCGCTAACAAAATCAACATAATGTGTAGTTGCATACTTGCTATCTGGATGGAATTTAGCCCAGATTTTTGTTTACATTGGTCTTCATTACATGTTCAGATGATGTTCTTTTTTTACATGTGGCACATAATTCATTGTCATGTAACCTATACAGCGCACTTGAAGTAGAATTTGAGTCTGGTCATAGTTTTGCATGGTTATACTTAGAATACTGCGAGATACAAAAACACCAGATACTGTTAGGTTCTTATCCATATATAATGAATGCAGTTCTCATGTACCTTCCCATCAATGCAGCAATAGTTGTCTTACTTGTTTGGTGATTCTCCAGAAATAAACACATGACACAAGTGCCTGAGATTATATCAGAGTACTTCACGGCAGCTTTATTTTACATTTAATACTTTCAGAACTTATGGTTCAGTTACTCAGTAACCTGGTCTGGCTAGGCCACACTTGAAGAAACAATGCTCACAAATCATGTAGAAGTAAAATACAATTTAGAAAGACACTAAGATATCCTTCATATATATTAGACGAGTAAGAATATAATGTGCAATGCATTATTTAGTCATTATAGAACACAAGAAAAGCTGGAAGCATACATCATGCTGCATAGTATCTGTAGTGCGTGTATTCCCAGTTTGAGAGAAAAAAAAGTTGAGAATGTGAAGTGGGGATAGTGAACATATGCACTATACATATACAGGTTACATATGCTCTCTGAGTTAAATAGCACAACTTAAATCAACCAACCTGTTATAGTTAGCTAGCGAGTTGGCGATGAGTCTTTACAAGTAATAACTGGAGCACTGTTAATTCCCTGCAACTGGAGGAGCATCATTTCAAATCACTGTAGCTCTAAAATTCTGCTCTTTATTCGTTAGCATCTCACTTGCTTTTTCAAGTCCACATTAGGCAAACTTCAGATCTGCATTATAAGATTTAGCAATGCACCAAATATATATCTTGCATGGCTCACCAACATAAGTATCTTCCCTTTTTATTTTTGTTAATTCAGCGCCTCAGTATCTAGGTTGGAAAGTTGGCATGAGCGCCGTGTTGCACTTCTGGAGGGATCCAGAGTGCGACTTCTGCTATATTTGTGGAGACAACCACGGGGAGTTTTTCTGCCCCTTCAACTATCTTTATGGGCTCCATGATCTCCGTACCTGCAAAGCGCGATGCCCTCCAGGGAAACACCTGGTGGTTTCTACGAGACACCGTCAGTTCCTGCAGTGTTTTGTCCGTGTGAGTAACTTGCCGCCAAATTTCAGGCAGTGGCACCTTGGTATTCTTTGCCGTGCGTTTGGACCGATGCGGATGTGGCACGTCCCGATGCTCAACAGTGAAATTTGCAGGGGGGTTGGCTTTGCCGTCTTTAATAATGGAGAGCATGCTGAGGCTGCCATCGAGTGGCTGAACGGTGAATGTTTCGGCGGATACAGTGTGCGAGTCGACTGGGCTTATCCTTGTATCTAATTTAACGATGGTCTTAAAATGTTTTTATCTCATCTTTTGGCTTGTTGGTAATTTTCCAGCCGTGATGATAGGTACTGTGCAGTCTGTTCTTCTGGGAGACTTTGACCCTTTTTATTTTAAGATATAAATAGGAGTTTATTTCATGGAGCCGATGTAAAACATATGGAACAATGATATGTGGATCCTTATATATGGGAAAGTTTCCGTGTGCCCTGGGAGCAATGGCTGCTTAAACGGACCACGCAGATTCCGATGTGTAGCTGCTCGCTTCTGCGGCAACGGAGTGCGTCCATTAGATTTGGGAAAAAGTCCATGTTATCTTCTGTAACTTCTGTGAAAGTATGTTTTTTCTCCATAAACTCTAAAACTGGGTAAATTATCTCCTTGAACTTTTAAAACTGTTCGTTTTACCTtacggttataagcggtttttaAAGGCAGGTTTGTCTTTTTCTTTCATATTTATTTCGTTTGAATtgttgaaaaatcatagaaaaatcataaaataaaaaaaaatagattTTGTTGAACTCCAAATGATttgatctacacagtgaacatataatatagtaTGTTTTAGTACATTTTTACTGTAGCgatagatctatgtttttctgtaatgAATTCATGCCcatagtttctatggtccaattgtggtgaaatttttttagtggactaattattgtatgcttgaactatagtaaaaattttatactcattagatcatatataacttagttatagatttataaatACTTTTTAACAAGCATACTCCTAAATAAATCTGTTTCTTATGACCTAAAATTGTTTTTAATGACAAAGCAGGGCAAAAAAAAGATCATATGCATACACCCGTCACCTTGTGTGTGTTTGCCTTGTAGAAATTTCAAAGGAATCACGAAATAATTGATTTAACACTCTATATGGGGCTCCTAAATTAATTACATACAGTCCAAAACATTGTAACAAAACATAGCATGAGAAAATAGGGGAGAAAGTTTCCAGGTTAACGGATCCAATTCATAGCAAACTTTGACTCTTACAACACATAGACAATACTATACCTTCAAAAATAATGGATATCATCAAAACTTGATTTCGGTATCCGGCGAGCCACGCTAGGTTTAGGTCGGGCTAAGAAAAAGCCTGGCTATTTTGGGCCAAAAAGGTCTCGCCCATAACCATCCCACTGGACGAGTTGGCCAGCCCCCGACCTAAGCAAAGTTTAAAATAGCGGACTATAGCTGTGGAAGAGGCTCGACGCTAAGCTATTCGTATTTCTGCCGCTACGACAATTTTCACCGCTATTTACTGCTATAGCGCCGCTAAGTTGCGTAGTTTAGCGTTTTAAATAGCGGCGCTACTTCAACGGCCCATATAAGTGAAAGCCTGCTAAGCCCACCGAAGCCCAAAACCAATGAAACCCTAAATTCTAAATAGCACGCACAGCACCAGTGAGCAGTCAGCCAGTCACAGTGTCTCCCACCCACACTTCTTCGACTCCCTTTTCTCGTTGCTCCGGCGGCTACCTGCGACGAACGACGGAATGAGCTGAGCTGCAAGCGTGCGACTGCAAAGGGATCCCTTGCAAGTTCTCAATATGTCCCAGTCTCAACAAGGTTGGTTTGTGATCCCTCTCCCTCGATCTGTAGATTGCTGCATATATTGTAGTTGTTGTAGATTGCTGCACATTGCAGttcgtgatcccctctaccttgATCTGTAGATTGTTGCATATTGTAGTTTGTTCTGTACTTATATTCTAGTGTTCTACATTTTTGAAATTTGCatatgtgattttttttaattttgttgcATAGGTGTAGTCGTTGTTGCCTCAAGCACTGCCTCTGCCCCAACAGATCAGAATGCACAAAGCTATTGTTTCCTCAGACCCTGGTTGGACTGTACTGTTCCAGATATAGCAAAGAAGCATGAGCTCAAGTGCAATTTTTGTGAGAAGGTGTGCGAAGGTGGCATCACTAGGCTCAAGCTCCATCTAGCCCACATTCCGAAATGCAATGTTAAGAAGTGTGAAAAAGTTCCAGCTGATGTGAAGGCAGAGATGATTGAACTGCTCGTAAAGAAGAATATTATCAAGGAAAAAAAACCTGAAGAATGCAAGAGGGCAAGAGATGGAGTTAACTTGGATCATTCAGAGGGAGAAGCATCAGGTGAAGAAGATGGTGGCAATTCTGTTGTTGTTGTTCACTCAGGGAGAGCTGAAAGCGCAAGTAGCTCCAAAGGTTCTGCAAGTCCACTCCAGAAGAAGTTGTTGCTGCAAAGAAGGGAGCAAGCCTTAGCAATAAGGTGCAGACCAAGTTGTCAACTCAGAAAAGAGAAGAGAGGCGAGATCGAGCCTGTGAGTACATCTGCCAATTCTTTTATGAAGCTGGCATTGCACACAATACAGTAGCACTTCGCAGCTTTGACCTCATGCTTGAGACAGTTGGAGACTTTGGTAGATCCTTGAAAGGGCCTGGTGCATATGAGATGAGTGGTCCATTTTTACAGAAAGCTAAGAAGAAGGTCGAGGATTCAATGAAAAACCATAAGGAGCAATGGGCACTCACAGGCTGTTCACTTATGACTGATGCATGGACAGATAAGAAAGGTAGGGGACTAATGAATATTGTAGTTCATAGTGCTTATGGTGTTTATTTCCTAGACTCAGTGGACTGCTCATCTGTTAAGAAAAATTGCTAATATATCTTTGAACTTGTTGACAAATGGATTGAAGAAATAGGAGAGCAAAATGTTGTTCAAGTGGTGACTAACAATGCTAGTGTGAATTGGGCAGCAGCAGATCTATTGAAAGCAAAGAGACCTTCAATTTTCTGGACTGGGTGTGTTGCCCACACTATAGATCTAATGCTGGAGGATATAGGCAAAATTAAGCAAATTGACAGTACAATTGTGAGAGCAAGATCTTTGACAGTATTCCTTTATTCTCATATAAGGGTGCTGGCACTCATGAGGAGATGTCTGGGCTAAAGCATAAAAGAGAGAATAAGGCAAAGGACCCCATTGAGAAGCAAGTTGTAGATATTCTAGAAGATGATGACAATGAATTTGTCACTGGAGTTGCACTTGCTGCAAATGATGAACAAGAAGAACCAAAAGACCCCCAAGCTGAAGGTGAGGAAGAACAGGAACAAGAGGTTGCCCCAGCAGAACCAGAACATGGTAAAAGGAAGAGAGTTGGCCGCCCTAGGATTAAGAAGAGGGTGAAGAAGATCACTGATATTAATGATGGCAAACAATCTGTGCCTGAGATTGTAGCTGCTTCATCTTGTGATACTGgaaatgatgatgatcatgatgtCGATGTGCTTCGCCAGTCTGCAGCTACAAGTGATCAATCTTCTCAGTCCGACTCTCAGAACTCAATCTCAGACTAGATTGCACTTGTGTCCTTGAAATTGCACTACAACAGTGACAATTAGTATTTCCTACTTATCAGTTATCATTTGCTACTAATTTGGTATTTTGGACAATTAAACTTTCATGAGCCATCTTGTAATATCATATTGTAATGTTATCTAGACTTGTGGAACCTTAGAAACATATTTGTGTTTGTCAAATTTCATATTTGCCATGTTTTTTGCATCAATTACTGttt
Above is a genomic segment from Miscanthus floridulus cultivar M001 chromosome 3, ASM1932011v1, whole genome shotgun sequence containing:
- the LOC136541857 gene encoding uncharacterized protein isoform X1 — translated: MANSNSLRKGRKQNRKTKKLKISKKCPRKGMVESKNRQPAQENTRGQEPQHAPQYLGWKVGMSAVLHFWRDPECDFCYICGDNHGEFFCPFNYLYGLHDLRTCKARCPPGKHLVVSTRHRQFLQCFVRVSNLPPNFRQWHLGILCRAFGPMRMWHVPMLNSEICRGVGFAVFNNGEHAEAAIEWLNGECFGGYSVRVDWAYPCI
- the LOC136541857 gene encoding uncharacterized protein isoform X2; the encoded protein is MANSNSLRKGRKQNRKTKKLKISKKCPRKGMVESKNRQPAQENTRGQEPQHAPQYLGWKVGMSAVLHFWRDPECDFCYICGDNHGEFFCPFNYLYGLHDLRTCKARCPPGKHLVVSTRHRQFLQCFVRGGWLCRL